The genome window AGTAACTGACGTCCATAAAAGCCTTTCGGGTACATGACGAATGGAATGCCGACCAAATCCTGCGCTTCCACATATTCCCGATCGGCTAGTGCATGTCCATCATCCACATACAGGCTGTAGGATTCCGTATAAAATGGGATTCGCTGCAGACGGCTGTCTGGTTTTAAGGACAAGCCTACTCCAAGGTCGACTTCATTGTCGAGGACCATTTCCGCAATTTCGATGGAGGAGATCACCTGGACTCTCGTATGGGGAAATTCTTTATGAAAATCGACGAGCAGCGGGGTTAGCCGATAATCCAGATCGGATCCTAATACGGCTACCCGCAGGTGACCAGCATGAAGTTCGGTTAGATCGCTGATGGCGCTCTTGGCATTTTCGAGCTTTTGGAAAATCTCCAGTGCGTAGCGTTCGAGAATCACTCCCGCCTCGGTCTTGACTGTCTTTTTTCCGATCCGATCAAACAAGGGCACGCCTACCGCGTCTTCCAAGACACGGATTTGTTGACTCAATGTGGGCTGGGAGATGCCCAGCTTATAAGCCGCTTCGGAAAAATGAAGCTCGTTACAGAGCGTGATGAAATACTGCAATTGTCGAAGCTCCATGGTATCATCCCCTTTAATGATAGCTGCAAACTATCATTTATATAGAAAAAATAGTATTGAGCTATATTTACAACCATCCTAAACTAAAAAAAGCGCAAATGAAAGGAGGTTGTACAAGTGCGTTTTTTATATCTCGTAGCCATTATTTTCTTTATGTCCCTTAACCTGCGACCGTCTATTACATCTGTAGGACCATTATTGGATGTGATCCAGACAGATTTGGGAATGAGCGGGGTTACAGCCAGTTTGCTTACGACTCTCCCCGTTTTTTGCATGGGGATTTTTTCTCTTCTCTCGATCCAATGGAGCAATCGCCTGGGCATCGAAAAGTCCTTATTCATCGCCATGCTTTTGATCTTCGCAGCCACATTCCTTCGAGGCTTCCTCTCCAGCAGCCTGCTCTTGCTGGCTACTTCTCTCTTTTCGGGAATAGGCATCGGGGTTGCGGGGCCGCTCCTCTCTGGATTCATCAAAAAGTATTTTCCAGACAAGCTGAGTGTCACGAGTGTGTACTCCGTCTCCATGGTCATCGGTGCTGCAGTCGCCACGAGCTTTTCCATCCCGTTGTACACCTGGATGAACGATTCCTGGCAGCAGGCCCTGAGCTTTTGGAGTGTATTGGCCGGTATCGCAGCCTTGCTGGTGCTGCCTCTTCTCGTAACAGGCAAGAGGGAGCCGGTTGCGATGACTGCGCCTATGATGCGGATCACCAATCCGCGTGTCTACGGATTTATGATGTTCTTTGGATGCATGGCCGCTATTTTTTACTCGGTAACGGCCTGGCTGGCGCCTATCGCCAAATCCATGGGGATGAGCGATTCACAATCTGGCATGATTCTCACCTTATTTACCGTGATTCAGATTCCCGTCAGCTTTCTCTTGCCCATTCTCGTCGGAAAAACCGGAAAACGAAAGAAGTGGTTGCTGCTCTGTGGGGTATCGGAGCTCGTAGGAGTGACTTTGCTATTGGGGCATGCTTCTCCTTGGATCGCGACGATTTTTCTAGGGATCGGCGCAGGAGGTCTGTTTCCACTCGCTCTATTGATTCCGTTGGGAGAGGCACGCAGCGCAGAGGAGGCGACTTCGTGGTCGGCACAAATGCAATTCGGCGGTTTTATCATAGGGGCCACTGGACCTCTGCTCGTCGGTCTCACGACAGATGTGTTTGACAGCAGCAGCTACACTCCCGCCCTGCTGGTTATCATGCTGACGATCGTGGCATTGCTTGCAGCTGTATGGAATATGGAAAAGAAACGCGAAGTCGACCGTGCGTGTTAATGTGCTGACCGGTAGCCGCCCGAAAATCCCTTAGGCCATGTCCTAGGGGATTTTTTGATGTCCCAAAGAACATGGCCTTATACGAGTGCTTGGTTAAAAGAGCCAGGAAACCCAGTAAGCCAGGATAACCAGCGTAAACAGAACGGTAATGGGGATGACGATCGTCGTGACTCTCAGGTATTCTCCCCACGTAATCTTCACTTTCCCCTTTTTTAAGATGTGCATCCAAAGAAGGGTTGCCAGTGTTCCCATCGGCAGAAGGAGGGAGCCGATGTCGCTGCCGATGACACTCGCCAGATAAGCGATTTTGAGCGTGAGTGGATCGAGTCCCATGTTCGTCAGAGTAAGCGTTCCCACCATCAGGGCGGGATGGTTGTTGAAGAGATTGGACAGGATGGAAACGAGGAGTCCCATCATGACACTGGCTTGTGTCAAACTTCCGGAAACGATGGGTTGGAAAAATTGAATCAGCCACTGCGTCAATCCGATATTGTGCAAGCCGTAAATGATCACGTACATGCTGAAGGCGAAAATGAGAATATGCCAAGGAGTTTTCTTTAGCATATCAGCCGGTGATATTTTCAGATAGACCCAGCGCCAGCCGAGGAGAAAGAAGGAACCGATCACTGCCATGGCTGGAACGGGAAAATGAATGTAGGAGGCGATGAAAAGGCTCGCACGAACAGCTAACACGAAAAATAACAGGTAGCCCATGAACTTTGTTCGCTTCTCTCTCGGGATGGGAGAAGAGTCACCTTTCAGAGGATGGCTGTACTTCGAAGAGAGGGTGAGTCGATTGGTAGGGAGTTGACGAGGCAGTACGCGGTAAAAGTAGGCGTACAGCAGCAGGGCAAGCAGAACCAGTCCAAGTGTAGCTGGAACAAACATCATGGCCGTGTGCATGTAGAGGTCCATGTTTACAATTTTCAACGCGATCAGATTCACGATATTGCTTACCCCGATCGGTGCGCTGGATGCGGTGGCGATCAAGGCTCCGCTGAGCAAATAAGGGATCTTCTCGTGATTTTTCAACCCTAATTTTTGGAGCAGGAGCAGCAGGATCGGTGTGGTAATGAGGATGCTGCCATCGTTATTCACGAACAGGGTCATCAAAAAGCAAAGCAGGTTGGTGTACCAGAAGAGGCGAATCCCGGATCCTTTTGATTTCGCTGCCAAGTTTTCAGCAGTCCAGTGAAAGAATCCAAAGCTCTCCAATACAATCGCCATGACAATGGTGGCGATGATGGTGATAGCTGCTCCACCGATGGTCTCGGTGATGGTTAACAGATCGCCAAAAGACACGCTGCCACTGATAAAGACAAAAAAGGCTCCCACTGAGGCAGGTATCGCTTCGTTTACGTGAGGCCGCCAAAAGATGAAGAGGATGGTGCACAGGAATGACATAATGGTCAGAGGGACCATGAGCTCAGACATCTTTGGCGTCACTCCTTTGTTTTCGTATAGTAAACATCGCTAATTTACAGTCCTTTCACTTGTCCCTGACGAATCCTACTGTATCAATACGTAATCCTTCATCGAATTGACCTAAACTTGTACCCTTTTTCTAAATCTTCCACGATTATCAGGAGTCGTTCGTCCAGTGGCAGCCTAGGCATCCATGGTTTATTCTCACAGTAATGCGAAAAATGGAGGGCATCGGGAAATGACGGTTGAAGAAGTGCTGAAGAAGCTCGCGGAGATGGGAACGGAGCAGACGAAGAAGACCTTTATGCGGCATGGAGCCAAGGAACCCATTTATGGCGTTCGAATTGGGGACATGAAAAAGCTAGTGAAAGAAGTGAAACGGGACCAGCAGCTGGCACGCGCGTTATATGAGACAGGCAATCACGATGCGATGTACTTAGCGGGGCTGACTGTGGATTCAAAGAGCATGACAAAAGAGGATCTGCAGGCCTGGGTGAAAAAAGCGTACTGGTACATGCTGGCGGAATACACGGTGGCCAGCGTCGCTGCTGAAAGTGATCATGCCCTGGAGCTCGCGCGAGAATGGATACAGTCTAAAGAAGACACGGTAGCTACATGCGGCTGGAACACATACTCCAACTACCTGTCTATTACTCCCGATGAGCGCTTGGATCTGCAAGAAATCAAAGAGCTGCTCACGCTGATCAAGGGTACGATCCACGAGGAAAGAAATCGGGTACGGTACACGATGAATCAATTTGTGATTTCGGTGGGGACTTACGTGCTTGCCCTTCATCAGGAGGCTCAGGATGTGGCAGCGAACATAGGGACGGTACGTGTGGACATGGGGGAGACAGCTTGCAAGGTCCCATCGGCTACGGAATATATCAAGAAAGTAGAAGAACGAGGCAAGGTCGGTCAAAAGAGAAAGACCTGTATTTGCTAGGGTCATCCCCTTGGAATTGATTGTAATGTTTAAATTTGCTAAACTTCCTCGACTCTTTTCAGAGGATGTGCTATCATGAGACCTTGTTAACGTATTACCACTTTACCATAGTAAACAATAGGTCTTAGGGGGATCATCATGAAAAGATTTGCAGCTATTTCTATCTTACTTACCGCCATGCTGTCACTCGTAGTCGGATGCTCCAATACCCATACCGGCGCCAGCAGCAACCAGTTGATCATCGGAATTGATGACAAATTTGCACCAATGGGCTTCCGCGATGAAAAAAATGAAATCGTCGGCTTCGATATTGACTATGCGCGAGCGGCTGGGGAAAAGATGGGGAAAGAAGTCGTTTTCCAAACCATCGACTGGAGCTCCAAGGAATCTGAATTGAACAGTGGCCGGATCGATTTGATCTGGAATGGATATACAATTACGGATGAGCGCAAGCAAAAGGTTTTGTTCACCAAGCCTTATTTGAAGAATGCACAAGTGATCGTGACTGCAGCGAATTCGCCTATTACGAAGCTGGATGATCTGTCCGGTAAAAATGTGGGTCTGCAAAAGCTTTCCTCTGCTGCAGACGCTTTGGACGCGAGTCCTATCAAAAACAATATCAAAACCATCACAGAGTTCCCTGACAATGTACTCGCATTGAGCGACTTGAAAATCGGACGCGTGGACGCAGTGGTCATCGACAAGATCGTAGCCGATTATTACATGGCGAAGGACAAAGGTACGTTCAAGCAGCTGGACGAGTCTCTCGCGCCAGAAGAATACGGGATTGGCGTGAAAAAAGGCAACGAAGCGCTGCGAAATGACCTGCAAAAAGCACTGGACACCATGAACCAGGATGGAACAGCTGCTAAGATCTCGGAAAAATGGTTTGGCGAGAATCGGGTATTGAAGTAAACGGGTAAGCAATCGTTTATCGAGGCTTCGCCGCACATCCGGCGGAGCCGCATTTTTATTTTCGGTTAGACTTTGGACTAGGAGCATACGAGTATGAGCGCAGATTATATCCTCACTATTACCAAGCCGATGCTGGAAGGCGCACAGATGACAGTATTGCTGTTTCTCGTGGCCATCGTGCTGTCCATTCCGCTGGGCTTTCTCATCACACTCATGGCGAAAAGCAGCATCAAAGCGGTGGCATGGATCGCGCACACGTACGTTTATGTCATGCGCGGAACACCGCTGCTTTTGCAATTGCTGTTTATTTGCTTCGGGCTTCCGCTGCTGCCTGTTGTGGGTGAATATCTGGTGTTTGATCGTTTTGTGGCGGCGTGCATCGGATTTGTCCTCAATTATGCCGCGTATTTTGCCGAGATTTTTCGGGGCGGCTTGCTGGCGATCGACAAAGGTCAGTACGAAGCTGCCCAAGTTTTGGGCTTTGGCAAGTGGCAGACCACGACCAAGATTATCTTGCCGCAAATGTTTCGCGTAGCATTGCCAGCGGTCTCCAACGAGTCCATTACGCTGGTAAAGGATACGGCATTGCTGTATGCGGTAGCGGTTCCAGAGCTGCTCCACTACGCACAGACAGCGGTGAACCGCGACTTTACGATCGTTCCGTTTTTCATCGCAGGCGTCATCTATCTGGTCATGACTCTTTTGTTGACGTTGTTCTTTAAGTGGTTGGAAAAACGATTTAAATATGAATAAAAGGATTGGCGCGCTATGGCAATCATTCAAGTAAACCAGATGAAAAAATCATTTGGCACGTTGGAAGTATTGAAAAATGTCAGCTTTGAAGTAAACAAGAACGATGTGGTAGCTGTCATCGGCCCCTCAGGCTCGGGAAAGAGCACGATGCTCAGAAGCCTTGTCTATTTGGAGCAAGTAAACGGAGGCAGCATCCGCGTGCAGGATCAAGATCTCGTGCGCGACGGCGTGTACGCGAGCCCACAGAAGATCAAGGAGATCACCTCCAAGATGGGCATGGTGTTTCAGCATTTCAACCTGTTTCCTCATTTGACCGTAAAAGAAAATTTGGAGCTGGCTCCTCGCGTCGTAAAAGGTGAGTCTGCAGAGGAAGTTCAGCGCAAAAGTGCGGAGCTGCTTGCGAAAGTAGGCTTGTCCGATAAAGCGGATCACTATCCTGCGAGGCTTTCTGGAGGGCAAAAACAGCGCGTGGCCATCGCCAGGGCTTTGATGATGGACCCTGATATTTTGTTGTTTGATGAACCGACATCGGCGCTCGATCCAGAGCTCACAGGGGAAGTCTTGCAGGTCATCAAGCAGCTCGCACAAGAACGGATGACGATGATGGTCGTGACGCATGAAATGGGATTTGCGCGGGAAGTAGCGAACAAGGTCATGTTCATGGATAACGGAGAGTTCATCGAGGCGGGGACGCCGGATCTGATGTTCACCAATCCGCGGTTTGAGCGGACGAAAGCATTTTTGCAGAAAGCGTTGAAATAGACTTCGGCTATGTGTGTAGCCGGAGTTTTTTTTCTAGGAGGCGACTCCTCGGGGGAGCAGGGGAGGAGCCGCGACTAGCCCTACATGACGGGATAGTTGAGGTATCTCATATGGATGAAAGAATAGAAGTGGTCACTGAACGAATCAGCGTTTAAAAAGGCATTGTAGGCATAGGGGGAGACACGGCAATAAACCGTTTCACGTCCGTCCAAAAATCGTATGTACAAGCGCTGGGATCTCAGATCGTATCGAGTGGAACGGATCAGACGAGAATCGAGTTTTTTGTAAGAGGGCTCCTGCTCGTCAGGAGCAGGCCGTGAAACTAGCTGGCGAATGAAAGATCTCACTTCATGCGGACTCCTTTTGCGTATTCTTGGAAGCAGAATTATTTCTTTGAGTTCTTTATTTTACTCAAAAATTTGTATTCAGAATACAAAAAGAACACACCGACAGAAAGATGAGCGAAAAGAACTGCGTTGAGTGCGACATTCGGAATAGTAGAGAACATGCAGAGCCTCCTGTAAAAAAAGACATCTAGGACGTGTTTCTTAGATTCGCTGTCGCTTTAGTTCTTAGGTCCTGGTTTCGTGGTGGAAGCGAGCACGAAATGGTTCGTAGTGCTTGACGACTAATGGGTGATTTTGTCGAAATAAGTCTATATTACCTATTATGATTTTGTCAATAAACCGATAGTGGTAATATTCCGAATTGAATTCGCTCCTTTTTAAACACCTCAACTTTGTAATTCTCACTTGACCTATAGGAATTTCGTTATTAAACTGATTGCATAACAAGCCGATCAGACAGCTGAAGGCTCCCTTACTTGCAGACGCAAACGTGAGGGAGCCTTTTTTGTACAGGTAAGGATGCCTGGATGTCCAATAACAGGAGGAATCATGCAATGGCTACTACCAGACAAGTAAAGCTCGGTGCCTTTATCCATGGAGTCGGCGGTCACATCGCGGGCTGGAGACATCCGCTGGCTCAGACGGATGCCAGTATTGACTTTGGCTTTTACACATCACAGGCGCAGAAGGCAGAAGGAGGCAAGTTTGATTTCGTATTTATCGCTGACGGGTTGTTCATCAATGAGAAATCCATTCCCCATTTCCTGAACCGGTTTGAGCCTCTGACCATCCTGTCGGCGCTCGCTGCGGTGACCTCGCGTGTCGGCCTCGTAGGGACGGTGTCCACCTCGTACAGCGAGCCGTTCACCGTCTCGCGTCAGCTCTCTTCTCTCGATCACATCAGTGGCGGCCGAGCAGGATGGAACGTCGTGACATCACCATTGGAGGGCTCCGCGCTGAATTATAGCAAGTCGATCGAGGAGCATCCGGATCATGCCAAGCGCTACCGCATTGCCACCGAGTATCTGGAGGTTGCAAAAGGGCTGTGGGACTCGTGGGAAGATGATGCCTTTGTGCGGGATAAAGAAACGGGGGTGTTCTTTGATCCCAATAAAATGCACACGCTGAATCACAAAGGCGAGTTTTTCTCAGTGCAAGGTCCCCTCAACATCGGACGCTCCAGGCAAGGACAGCCAGTGATCTTTCAGGCGGGGGCTTCGGAAGCTGGCAAGAGCTTTGCCGCTACGTGGGCGGACGCGATTTTCACCGGACATCTGACCTTGTCTGACGCCAAGCAGTTTTATGAGGACGTAAAAAACAGGGCGGCTGCTGCGGGACGCAATCCGGATGAGGTCATCATCATGCCGGGCATCGCACCGATAATCGGACGGACGGAGGAGGAGGCCGAGCAAAAGTATCAGGAGCTCGCGAATCTGGTATCCATCGACCAAGCCTTGGCTTACCTGGGCAGGTATTACGATCACCACGATTTTTCCGTGTACGAACTCGACGCGCCTTTTCCCGATCTGGGGGATGTGGGCAGGAACAGCTTTCAAAGCACCACAGATCGTATCAAGCGTGATGCCCAAAAGGACAATCTGACCCTTCGTCAGGTAGCGCTCCAGGAGACGACGCCTCGACCCTTGTTCATGGGAACGCCAGAGACGGTAGCGAATCTCGTACAGGAATGGTTCGTAGAGCGTGGTGCCGACGGCTTCATTGTCAGCTCAAGCATTCCCTATGCCTTGAATGACTTTATTGATCTGGTCGTTCCGATTTTGCAGGAGCGAGGTGTTTTCCGGACCGAGTATGAGGCGGATACGCTGCGCGGCAATCTGGGCCTCTCCATCCCGGCTAATCGGTATGCGGCGAAGACGAATCAGGCACTCGTATAGGATGTGCCGCCTGGCATATAGAAAAAGCTGTCCCGGCACGGAGCACGAGGGACAGCTTCTTTTTATGGGGGGCTTTTTACAGGACGGGCGATTCCGAGAACGCCTCGACGAGCAGCTCATACGAATGGACTCGTTTCTGAAAGTCTTTGACGGGCGTCGTGATGATGACTTCATCCACCTGATACGTGCGTTGGATATCGAGCAGCTTCGCGCGCACGGTTTCTTTGGAGCCAAAGATGATGTTGGCTTCCTTCACTTCGATGGTAAAGGCTTCGGCCGAGTGCTTCCCGTATTCTTCTGCCTTTTTCAGACTGTTCACCGTGATCGTCTTTCCGCTCGCCAAGTGAATCTTGACCAGTTCGTTTTCTGACGCCAGCCCTCTGGCATCCTCGTCGGTGTCGGACACGATCACGGAAAGGGCGAGAATCGCCTGGGGCTTCTGCAGCGAGCCGGGGGCGAATTTCTGGCGGTACGTGCTGATTGCCTCCAAGCTGACTGCTTCATCGCTGTTGATAAACTGGGCAAAGACGTAAGGAACGCCCCGTGCAGCGGCCAGCTCCGCACTCGATACACTCGTGCCCAGCAGGTAGAGGTCGGCAGGCTGCGGAGGAATCGGAATCGCCTTTAATCCATGAAGCGCATGCTCGGGCTCCAGGTTGTTGTGCAGGAATTTCTCCAGCTCCACGAGCTTTTCTTCGAGGGAAGGAGCCGATGTTGCGTCCCCCTGCTGCAAGGCCCGTGTAGAGAGGGGAAGCCCCCCTGGAGCCCTGCCGATGCCCAGATCGACCCTACCCGGGGCGAGCGAGGCGAGAACGTGGAAGTTTTCCGCTACTTTATAAGGACTGTAATGCTGGAGCATGACTCCTCCTGAGCCGATCCGGATGCGCTCGGTTTTTGCCAGCAGATGTGAGATGAGCACTTCCGGAGAGGAACCGACCACATGATCCAGGTCGTGGTGCTCGGATACCCAGAAGCGATGGTACCCGAGTCTCTCCGCGATTTTGACCAGCTCAATCGTATGCGAAAAGGCTCGTGCGGCCGACTCCCCGTTTTGTATGGGAGTCTGGTCCAAGATACTAAGTGTTAGCGCCACCGTATATTTCCCCCTAATCGTAAAAATGTACGCAAAAAGCCCCTTAGCAGCTTCTAAGAGGCTTCTGGTATGTCCAGTCAGCAAATTGGGCGATATTAAATTCTTTATTTCTTAGTTGTTTACTAGGATTTTATCGGTCGCACAGACGATTGTCAACGACATTTATCCGATCAAGTCCAAGAAAAAGAAGGTTGACGGATACAAAATCAAGAGATAAAATACCGAGTAATCAGATCAGAATTTAAATATATCGTCGACCAGACCACTGGAGACTTCTGCTTGCCTTCATTCTTTTCGGAATGGGGAAGTGGGGGTCTCTTTGTTTTTTGAAGGCGGGCGTACGGTAGGGAGATGGAGGAGAAGCATATGGCTGTGCAGCAAAAAGTCGTGTTGTGGGGAAGAAATGGGTGCTCGTTTTGTGAGAAGGCAAAAGCCGTCCTGGAGGCGCACAACCACCCGTATGAGTGGATCGATGTGGAGGGCAGAGACGTTCTGCGCGATGTGCTCGAGGTCAAGTATGGAACGCGCCTGATCCCGGTCGTGGAGATCGGTAGAGAAGGCAAGTACGAAGCGCTGCTCCACACAGAGCTGGATCGTCTGGCATCCTTTCTAACCAATAAATGAGAGCCGAGGAGGATACGCAGTGGGAACCCAATCGAGCGTGCTTGCACAGACAGAGAATTCCCTTCGGCAAGAGGACATGGAGCGTGTGCCAAAAGAGAGAATGATCGAGCTTTTGCACGTGGAAAAGACATTTGAGAGTGGCGGAAAGACGATCCATGCGCTCAAAGGCGTGACATTGACCGTAGAAAAAGGAGACATCTTTGGGGTCATCGGCTTCTCCGGAGCGGGAAAGAGCACACTTCTGCGCACAGTGAATCTCCTAGAGCGGCCAACCGCGGGGAAAGTCATCGTAGACGGCAGGGACCTCGCTGCCTTGTCTGTCCGCGAGCTGCGAAGCGTCAAGAAAAGCATCGGGATGATCTTTCAGCAGTTCAACCTGCTCGAGTCAAAGACCGTTTTTGAGAATGTCGCCATGCCGCTCGTGCTGAGCCAGACCCCGAAAAAGGTCGTACAGGAGCGTGTAGCCGAGCTGCTGTCATTCGTAGGTCTCTCTGATAAGGCAAAGAGCTTTCCCGATGAATTATCGGGGGGGCAAAAGCAACGGGTCGGTATCGCCCGCGCTCTGGCGACCAATCCCTCCATTCTGCTCTGCGATGAGGCCACTTCGGCGCTCGACCCGCAGACGACGGATTCGATCCTGCAGCTGCTGAGAAGAGTGAACAAGGAATACAACATCACGATTCTCATGATCACGCATGAAATGAATGTGATCAAGGAGATCTGCAATCGGGTCGCTGTCATGGAGCAGGGGACAGTGGTGGAGCAAGGCAATGTACTTGAGCTGTTCGCCCATCCCCAGACGGAGGTGGCACGCAATTTTGTCAAATCCGTCATCCGGGACGACATTCCACCCAGTGTGTATCAGGCTTTGGATGCCGTGAGAGGGAAATCGCGCCTCTTCCAGATCCATTTCGTGGGCGAAAACACCGGGCAGCAGATCATCTCTCAGCTGGCCAAACGGTTCCAGGCGGAGGTCCGCATTCTGTTTGGAAACATCACGGAGCTGCAGGGCGTGCCCTTTGGGAACTACATC of Brevibacillus choshinensis contains these proteins:
- a CDS encoding LysR family transcriptional regulator gives rise to the protein MELRQLQYFITLCNELHFSEAAYKLGISQPTLSQQIRVLEDAVGVPLFDRIGKKTVKTEAGVILERYALEIFQKLENAKSAISDLTELHAGHLRVAVLGSDLDYRLTPLLVDFHKEFPHTRVQVISSIEIAEMVLDNEVDLGVGLSLKPDSRLQRIPFYTESYSLYVDDGHALADREYVEAQDLVGIPFVMYPKGFYGRQLLDSWCTEQEISIQTIMETGSATSLLQLVKEGVGATIQPSRLIDSFQSLRIRAIPITNSPIRELAIIHRNDKYMGRAAQAFMKRLEQSFHPSV
- a CDS encoding CynX/NimT family MFS transporter — translated: MRFLYLVAIIFFMSLNLRPSITSVGPLLDVIQTDLGMSGVTASLLTTLPVFCMGIFSLLSIQWSNRLGIEKSLFIAMLLIFAATFLRGFLSSSLLLLATSLFSGIGIGVAGPLLSGFIKKYFPDKLSVTSVYSVSMVIGAAVATSFSIPLYTWMNDSWQQALSFWSVLAGIAALLVLPLLVTGKREPVAMTAPMMRITNPRVYGFMMFFGCMAAIFYSVTAWLAPIAKSMGMSDSQSGMILTLFTVIQIPVSFLLPILVGKTGKRKKWLLLCGVSELVGVTLLLGHASPWIATIFLGIGAGGLFPLALLIPLGEARSAEEATSWSAQMQFGGFIIGATGPLLVGLTTDVFDSSSYTPALLVIMLTIVALLAAVWNMEKKREVDRAC
- a CDS encoding ArsB/NhaD family transporter yields the protein MSELMVPLTIMSFLCTILFIFWRPHVNEAIPASVGAFFVFISGSVSFGDLLTITETIGGAAITIIATIVMAIVLESFGFFHWTAENLAAKSKGSGIRLFWYTNLLCFLMTLFVNNDGSILITTPILLLLLQKLGLKNHEKIPYLLSGALIATASSAPIGVSNIVNLIALKIVNMDLYMHTAMMFVPATLGLVLLALLLYAYFYRVLPRQLPTNRLTLSSKYSHPLKGDSSPIPREKRTKFMGYLLFFVLAVRASLFIASYIHFPVPAMAVIGSFFLLGWRWVYLKISPADMLKKTPWHILIFAFSMYVIIYGLHNIGLTQWLIQFFQPIVSGSLTQASVMMGLLVSILSNLFNNHPALMVGTLTLTNMGLDPLTLKIAYLASVIGSDIGSLLLPMGTLATLLWMHILKKGKVKITWGEYLRVTTIVIPITVLFTLVILAYWVSWLF
- a CDS encoding DNA alkylation repair protein, whose protein sequence is MTVEEVLKKLAEMGTEQTKKTFMRHGAKEPIYGVRIGDMKKLVKEVKRDQQLARALYETGNHDAMYLAGLTVDSKSMTKEDLQAWVKKAYWYMLAEYTVASVAAESDHALELAREWIQSKEDTVATCGWNTYSNYLSITPDERLDLQEIKELLTLIKGTIHEERNRVRYTMNQFVISVGTYVLALHQEAQDVAANIGTVRVDMGETACKVPSATEYIKKVEERGKVGQKRKTCIC
- a CDS encoding amino acid ABC transporter substrate-binding protein: MKRFAAISILLTAMLSLVVGCSNTHTGASSNQLIIGIDDKFAPMGFRDEKNEIVGFDIDYARAAGEKMGKEVVFQTIDWSSKESELNSGRIDLIWNGYTITDERKQKVLFTKPYLKNAQVIVTAANSPITKLDDLSGKNVGLQKLSSAADALDASPIKNNIKTITEFPDNVLALSDLKIGRVDAVVIDKIVADYYMAKDKGTFKQLDESLAPEEYGIGVKKGNEALRNDLQKALDTMNQDGTAAKISEKWFGENRVLK
- a CDS encoding amino acid ABC transporter permease, with product MSADYILTITKPMLEGAQMTVLLFLVAIVLSIPLGFLITLMAKSSIKAVAWIAHTYVYVMRGTPLLLQLLFICFGLPLLPVVGEYLVFDRFVAACIGFVLNYAAYFAEIFRGGLLAIDKGQYEAAQVLGFGKWQTTTKIILPQMFRVALPAVSNESITLVKDTALLYAVAVPELLHYAQTAVNRDFTIVPFFIAGVIYLVMTLLLTLFFKWLEKRFKYE
- a CDS encoding amino acid ABC transporter ATP-binding protein is translated as MAIIQVNQMKKSFGTLEVLKNVSFEVNKNDVVAVIGPSGSGKSTMLRSLVYLEQVNGGSIRVQDQDLVRDGVYASPQKIKEITSKMGMVFQHFNLFPHLTVKENLELAPRVVKGESAEEVQRKSAELLAKVGLSDKADHYPARLSGGQKQRVAIARALMMDPDILLFDEPTSALDPELTGEVLQVIKQLAQERMTMMVVTHEMGFAREVANKVMFMDNGEFIEAGTPDLMFTNPRFERTKAFLQKALK
- a CDS encoding KTSC domain-containing protein; this translates as MRSFIRQLVSRPAPDEQEPSYKKLDSRLIRSTRYDLRSQRLYIRFLDGRETVYCRVSPYAYNAFLNADSFSDHFYSFIHMRYLNYPVM
- a CDS encoding LLM class flavin-dependent oxidoreductase → MATTRQVKLGAFIHGVGGHIAGWRHPLAQTDASIDFGFYTSQAQKAEGGKFDFVFIADGLFINEKSIPHFLNRFEPLTILSALAAVTSRVGLVGTVSTSYSEPFTVSRQLSSLDHISGGRAGWNVVTSPLEGSALNYSKSIEEHPDHAKRYRIATEYLEVAKGLWDSWEDDAFVRDKETGVFFDPNKMHTLNHKGEFFSVQGPLNIGRSRQGQPVIFQAGASEAGKSFAATWADAIFTGHLTLSDAKQFYEDVKNRAAAAGRNPDEVIIMPGIAPIIGRTEEEAEQKYQELANLVSIDQALAYLGRYYDHHDFSVYELDAPFPDLGDVGRNSFQSTTDRIKRDAQKDNLTLRQVALQETTPRPLFMGTPETVANLVQEWFVERGADGFIVSSSIPYALNDFIDLVVPILQERGVFRTEYEADTLRGNLGLSIPANRYAAKTNQALV
- a CDS encoding LLM class flavin-dependent oxidoreductase; this encodes MALTLSILDQTPIQNGESAARAFSHTIELVKIAERLGYHRFWVSEHHDLDHVVGSSPEVLISHLLAKTERIRIGSGGVMLQHYSPYKVAENFHVLASLAPGRVDLGIGRAPGGLPLSTRALQQGDATSAPSLEEKLVELEKFLHNNLEPEHALHGLKAIPIPPQPADLYLLGTSVSSAELAAARGVPYVFAQFINSDEAVSLEAISTYRQKFAPGSLQKPQAILALSVIVSDTDEDARGLASENELVKIHLASGKTITVNSLKKAEEYGKHSAEAFTIEVKEANIIFGSKETVRAKLLDIQRTYQVDEVIITTPVKDFQKRVHSYELLVEAFSESPVL
- a CDS encoding glutaredoxin family protein, translated to MAVQQKVVLWGRNGCSFCEKAKAVLEAHNHPYEWIDVEGRDVLRDVLEVKYGTRLIPVVEIGREGKYEALLHTELDRLASFLTNK
- a CDS encoding methionine ABC transporter ATP-binding protein codes for the protein MIELLHVEKTFESGGKTIHALKGVTLTVEKGDIFGVIGFSGAGKSTLLRTVNLLERPTAGKVIVDGRDLAALSVRELRSVKKSIGMIFQQFNLLESKTVFENVAMPLVLSQTPKKVVQERVAELLSFVGLSDKAKSFPDELSGGQKQRVGIARALATNPSILLCDEATSALDPQTTDSILQLLRRVNKEYNITILMITHEMNVIKEICNRVAVMEQGTVVEQGNVLELFAHPQTEVARNFVKSVIRDDIPPSVYQALDAVRGKSRLFQIHFVGENTGQQIISQLAKRFQAEVRILFGNITELQGVPFGNYIVELGGNEGDVVRAYQYLRQQNVSVKEIL